From Tepidisphaeraceae bacterium:
GGAAGTGCGCGAGCTCGCCGTCGACTTCCGGTCGATCACTGGCGTCACCCACGCGGTGCGCGGGATCTCGTTCGACCTGCGCCGTGGCAAGACGCTGGCAATCGTCGGCGAGAGCGGCAGCGGGAAGAGCGTGACGAGCTACAGCATCCTGCGGCTCATCCAGCGGCCTGGCCGCATTACCGGCGGCAGCATCACGTTTTATCCCGCCACCGGCCCGTCGGTCGATCTCGCAGGGCTGCGCGATGACGAT
This genomic window contains:
- a CDS encoding ATP-binding cassette domain-containing protein; the protein is MSAATAHGNVLEVRELAVDFRSITGVTHAVRGISFDLRRGKTLAIVGESGSGKSVTSYSILRLIQRPGRITGGSITFYPATGPSVDLAGLRDDD